One Pleurocapsa sp. PCC 7327 DNA segment encodes these proteins:
- a CDS encoding ROK family protein — MDNLEVIGIDLGGTAIKLGRVLKDGTCREFITIATPQPAMPEAVVEAIIAALEQLNSERKCIALGVGMPGPADAEGRIAKIAINLPGWYDVPLADWLEKETGLPTIIANDANCAGLGEAWLGAGRRFRNMILLTLGTGVGGAVILDRKLFIGHRGAAGELGLITLNPDGPPCNSGNQGSLEQYVSVRAIRRITGKEPAELGKLAKDGDKEALAFWEEYGRWLGAGLASSIYILSPEAVVIGGGVSASAEFFFPATLAEIERRVMPTSRVGLELLTAQLGNQAGIIGAAKLAWQMLEGRANN, encoded by the coding sequence GTGGATAATCTCGAAGTTATCGGTATCGATTTAGGCGGAACTGCGATTAAACTCGGACGGGTTCTCAAAGATGGAACTTGTCGAGAGTTCATAACCATTGCTACTCCCCAACCTGCCATGCCAGAAGCGGTAGTAGAAGCTATTATTGCTGCACTAGAGCAACTCAATAGTGAGCGGAAATGCATTGCTTTGGGGGTTGGAATGCCCGGACCTGCTGATGCTGAGGGAAGAATCGCGAAAATAGCAATTAATCTCCCAGGGTGGTACGATGTTCCCCTAGCCGATTGGTTAGAAAAAGAAACGGGGCTGCCAACGATTATTGCTAACGATGCCAATTGTGCTGGACTGGGAGAGGCATGGTTAGGGGCAGGAAGGCGATTTCGCAATATGATTCTATTAACACTGGGAACGGGTGTAGGCGGCGCCGTCATCCTCGATCGCAAGTTGTTTATAGGACACCGAGGCGCAGCCGGAGAATTAGGATTGATTACCTTAAATCCAGATGGTCCGCCCTGCAATAGCGGCAATCAAGGATCTTTAGAGCAATACGTCTCGGTTCGAGCTATTCGTCGCATCACGGGCAAAGAACCTGCTGAGTTAGGAAAATTGGCTAAAGACGGCGACAAGGAGGCATTGGCTTTCTGGGAAGAATATGGAAGATGGTTAGGGGCAGGATTGGCTAGTTCGATTTATATCTTGTCGCCAGAAGCGGTGGTTATTGGCGGCGGAGTTAGTGCCAGTGCAGAATTTTTCTTCCCTGCAACTTTAGCAGAAATAGAACGAAGAGTTATGCCAACTTCCCGCGTCGGGTTAGAGCTGTTAACCGCACAATTAGGCAATCAAGCAGGCATTATAGGGGCAGCAAAGTTGGCTTGGCAGATGCTAGAAGGTAGAGCGAATAACTGA
- a CDS encoding RNA-binding protein, producing the protein MSIYVGNLSYEVTEEALNSVFAEFGSVRRVHLPTDHETGRVRGFAFVEMDTLTQEDSAIEALDGAQWMGREMKVNKAKPREDRNNRGSFGGGRRNNRF; encoded by the coding sequence ATGTCAATTTATGTAGGCAATCTATCTTATGAGGTTACAGAAGAAGCTCTGAATTCTGTCTTTGCTGAGTTTGGTTCGGTCAGGCGAGTCCACCTCCCCACTGACCACGAAACGGGTCGCGTGCGAGGCTTTGCCTTCGTGGAAATGGACACGCTCACTCAAGAAGACTCTGCTATTGAAGCTCTTGATGGGGCCCAATGGATGGGACGCGAGATGAAAGTCAACAAAGCCAAACCTCGCGAAGACCGCAACAACAGAGGCTCATTTGGTGGCGGTCGAAGAAATAACAGATTCTAG
- a CDS encoding orange carotenoid protein N-terminal domain-containing protein: MSYTIDSARTIFPDTQVADAVPATIESFNQLSAEDQLALLWFAYTEMGVTITPAAMSAVNMVFAENTLTQIKQMPPAEQTQVMCDLVNHADTPICRTYSSFGTNVKLGFWYQLSEWMKQGIVAPIPERYKLSAKASEVLQAIRQLEGGQQLTVLQEIVSKMGYAPTEGTPKVKEPVVPPKELAPRKKVTIEGIDNSTVLSYMENMNAFDFKAAVALFTEDGALQPPFEEPIVGHENILAYMRDDCYGLKLMPERGISEPAEGGFTQVKVTGKVQTPWFGGSVVINVAWRFLLNPEGKIFFLAIDVLASAEELLNLGLVR, encoded by the coding sequence ATGTCATATACCATCGACTCAGCTCGAACCATTTTCCCTGACACTCAAGTAGCTGATGCGGTTCCAGCTACGATTGAATCATTCAATCAACTCAGTGCTGAGGATCAGTTGGCTTTACTTTGGTTTGCCTATACCGAGATGGGAGTTACCATTACTCCCGCAGCTATGTCGGCAGTCAACATGGTCTTCGCTGAAAACACTCTGACTCAAATCAAACAGATGCCTCCTGCCGAGCAAACGCAAGTGATGTGCGATCTGGTTAACCATGCCGACACCCCCATCTGCCGTACCTATTCGTCTTTCGGCACGAATGTCAAGTTGGGCTTCTGGTATCAGTTAAGCGAGTGGATGAAACAGGGAATTGTTGCTCCCATTCCAGAACGCTATAAATTGTCTGCAAAGGCATCAGAGGTTCTCCAAGCCATCCGCCAACTGGAAGGGGGTCAGCAACTTACTGTCTTACAGGAGATTGTCTCCAAGATGGGGTATGCTCCAACTGAGGGTACTCCAAAAGTTAAAGAACCTGTGGTTCCACCTAAAGAACTCGCACCTCGAAAGAAGGTCACAATTGAAGGCATCGACAACTCTACAGTCCTAAGCTACATGGAAAATATGAACGCCTTTGATTTCAAGGCAGCAGTAGCTTTATTTACGGAAGACGGTGCCCTGCAACCTCCTTTCGAAGAACCGATTGTGGGTCATGAGAACATCCTCGCCTATATGCGGGATGACTGCTACGGACTCAAGCTGATGCCTGAGCGAGGGATATCTGAGCCAGCAGAAGGAGGGTTCACCCAAGTTAAAGTGACGGGGAAAGTGCAAACGCCCTGGTTTGGTGGCAGTGTTGTCATCAACGTTGCTTGGCGGTTTTTACTCAATCCTGAAGGCAAGATTTTCTTTTTAGCAATTGACGTGCTGGCTTCTGCTGAGGAGCTACTAAATTTAGGTCTTGTTCGGTAG
- a CDS encoding orange carotenoid protein N-terminal domain-containing protein, with the protein MTQTNLSRFPNPYLASETDVLGITAQIQRLETDDQLAVLWYIYTEMGRSIAPAALEIAKFHLAKRLLNQMKNASHEEQLEIMRDLANHRDTPAGHTYGALNVKAKLAFWYQLAEWMTQKIVVPMPSDYSLNSGANQTLEALKRLALNQQTIVLRNVVAKMGIDPLT; encoded by the coding sequence ATGACACAGACAAACTTATCTCGGTTCCCAAATCCTTATCTAGCGAGTGAAACTGATGTTCTAGGCATTACTGCCCAAATCCAGCGTCTGGAGACCGATGATCAATTGGCAGTCCTTTGGTATATCTATACTGAAATGGGGCGTTCGATCGCGCCTGCTGCTCTTGAGATTGCAAAGTTTCATCTTGCCAAACGGTTGCTCAATCAAATGAAAAATGCTTCTCATGAAGAGCAACTCGAAATTATGCGGGATCTGGCGAATCACAGAGATACACCTGCTGGGCATACCTATGGTGCATTAAATGTAAAAGCAAAACTGGCTTTCTGGTATCAGTTAGCCGAATGGATGACTCAGAAAATCGTGGTTCCCATGCCTTCAGATTACAGCCTGAATTCAGGCGCCAATCAAACACTTGAAGCTTTGAAGCGGCTCGCTCTGAATCAACAAACTATCGTGCTACGGAATGTAGTCGCCAAGATGGGCATCGATCCTTTGACATAG
- a CDS encoding glycosyltransferase family 2 protein — MDLMSITLVVRWLIGWGLMWRLPRLPDLSVVGSPEVSVLIPARNEERTLPHLLTALEQQTFKPYEIIVIDDQSVDATAQIAKQAGVKLVQTPPLPTGWTGKNWALKTGYTASSGDILVFLDADTEPGKDLLRRLVATVQHLGGLVSVQPYHRTERLYEQLAVLFNLVGLMAIKLGARGGVAFGPAMATSKHDYERVGGHDAVAGYIVEDWFMAHVYERAGLPASAYMGYGQLNYRMYPGGLRDLIVGFNKNFATAAGQVSWVRMLAVVLWISGLFWAAWCLPASLFGWPIVGNSSLLYNVLLYLAFAIQLAIIVRPVGSFRLIAFFFPIAVVFFIAVFVLAILNLERGQIEWKGRTISTRWQGE, encoded by the coding sequence ATGGATCTGATGTCTATCACACTGGTGGTGCGCTGGCTCATCGGTTGGGGCTTGATGTGGCGGTTGCCACGACTTCCAGACCTTTCAGTCGTCGGCTCCCCTGAGGTCTCGGTTTTGATTCCAGCTAGGAATGAAGAGAGAACCCTTCCCCACCTGCTAACTGCATTAGAGCAGCAGACATTCAAGCCATACGAAATCATCGTAATTGATGACCAGTCCGTCGATGCAACTGCCCAGATCGCCAAACAAGCAGGGGTGAAATTAGTGCAGACTCCCCCTTTGCCCACAGGTTGGACAGGGAAAAACTGGGCCCTCAAAACCGGATATACTGCCTCATCCGGCGACATTCTCGTATTTCTCGATGCCGATACTGAGCCAGGAAAGGATCTCCTCCGCAGGCTGGTAGCAACGGTTCAACACTTAGGGGGTCTTGTCTCGGTTCAGCCCTATCACCGTACTGAACGCCTCTACGAACAGTTAGCAGTTTTGTTCAATCTCGTCGGCTTGATGGCCATCAAACTTGGAGCAAGAGGAGGTGTAGCTTTTGGCCCGGCTATGGCTACTAGCAAACATGACTACGAACGGGTGGGTGGTCACGATGCTGTGGCAGGATATATTGTAGAGGACTGGTTCATGGCTCATGTTTATGAAAGGGCAGGACTACCGGCGAGCGCCTATATGGGGTATGGTCAACTGAACTATCGGATGTACCCCGGCGGGCTGCGCGACCTGATTGTTGGTTTCAACAAAAACTTTGCCACCGCAGCTGGGCAAGTCTCTTGGGTGCGGATGCTGGCAGTTGTACTCTGGATTTCAGGATTGTTCTGGGCAGCTTGGTGTCTGCCCGCATCCCTGTTCGGTTGGCCGATTGTCGGGAATTCTTCTTTGCTATATAATGTACTGCTTTATCTTGCCTTCGCCATCCAGTTAGCTATAATTGTCAGACCAGTTGGTTCATTCAGATTGATTGCCTTTTTCTTTCCCATTGCGGTTGTCTTCTTCATTGCGGTGTTCGTGCTGGCAATTCTCAATCTCGAACGCGGTCAAATCGAATGGAAAGGGCGAACAATAAGCACCCGATGGCAAGGTGAATGA